One genomic region from Marinobacter szutsaonensis encodes:
- a CDS encoding PrkA family serine protein kinase, which translates to MSILQHFKDRYEATQEEEYTLEEYLEICKKDPTAYATAAERMLIAIGEPELVDTSRDSRLSRIFSNKVIKRYPEFSEFYGMEDAVENIVSFFRHAAQGLEEKKQILYLLGPVGGGKSSLAEKLKALMQKVPFYAIKGSPMNESPLGLFDPAEDAEILEEEYGIPRRYLNSIMSPWAVKRLHEFGGDVSQFRVVKKYPSILDQVGVAKTEPGDDNNQDISALVGKVNIRMLEDFSQDDPDAYSFSGGLCKANQGLLEFVEMFKAPIKVLHPLLTATQEGNYNTTEGMGSVPFDGVILAHSNESEWQTFRNNKHNEAFLDRVYIVKVPYCLRVTEEIEIYKKLLTNSSLYGAPCAPDTLDMLAQFSVLSRIKEPENSSIFSKMKVYDGQNIKDTDPKAKSIQEYRDAAGVMEGMDGLSTRFAFKILSKVFNFDTTEVAANPVHLLYVLEKQIEQEQFQSEIQEKYLRFIKEYLAPHYVQFIGKEIQTAYLESYSEYGQNLFDRYVTYADFWIQDQEYRDPETGEILDRGSINDELEKIEKPAGISNPKDFRNEVVNFVLRARANNQGRNPSWLSYEKLRSVIEKKMFSNTEDLLPVISFNPKASQEDQKKHKQFVERMVERGYTEKQVRLLAEWYLRVRKSH; encoded by the coding sequence ATGAGCATACTGCAGCATTTCAAAGACCGGTATGAAGCTACCCAAGAGGAAGAATACACTCTTGAGGAATACCTGGAGATCTGCAAAAAGGACCCAACGGCCTATGCCACGGCCGCTGAGAGAATGTTAATTGCGATCGGCGAGCCGGAGTTGGTAGATACCTCTCGTGACTCAAGACTGTCACGCATCTTTTCCAACAAGGTGATCAAGCGTTACCCGGAATTTTCCGAGTTCTACGGCATGGAAGATGCTGTGGAGAACATTGTTTCCTTCTTCCGCCATGCCGCACAGGGTCTGGAAGAGAAGAAGCAGATTCTGTACCTGCTGGGCCCGGTGGGCGGCGGCAAGTCCTCCCTGGCCGAGAAACTCAAGGCCCTGATGCAGAAGGTACCCTTCTACGCCATCAAGGGTTCACCGATGAACGAATCCCCCCTGGGTTTGTTCGATCCCGCCGAGGACGCCGAGATCCTCGAAGAGGAGTACGGCATTCCGCGCCGTTACCTCAATTCCATCATGTCACCCTGGGCTGTGAAGCGCCTGCATGAGTTTGGCGGTGATGTCAGCCAGTTCCGTGTGGTGAAGAAATATCCGTCGATACTGGACCAGGTGGGGGTCGCCAAGACTGAACCGGGGGACGACAACAACCAGGACATCTCGGCCCTCGTGGGTAAGGTCAATATCCGGATGCTGGAGGACTTCTCCCAGGACGACCCGGATGCCTACAGCTTCAGTGGCGGTCTGTGCAAGGCCAACCAGGGCCTGCTGGAGTTCGTGGAGATGTTCAAGGCGCCGATCAAGGTGCTGCATCCGTTGCTGACGGCCACCCAGGAAGGCAATTACAACACCACCGAGGGCATGGGATCGGTTCCGTTTGACGGAGTGATCCTGGCCCACTCCAACGAATCCGAGTGGCAGACCTTCCGGAACAACAAGCACAACGAGGCGTTCCTGGACCGGGTCTACATCGTCAAGGTGCCTTACTGCCTGCGGGTGACCGAGGAAATCGAGATCTACAAGAAGCTGCTGACCAACAGTTCACTGTATGGCGCCCCCTGTGCGCCGGACACCCTGGATATGCTGGCGCAGTTTTCGGTGCTGTCCCGGATCAAGGAGCCGGAGAACTCCAGCATCTTCTCCAAGATGAAGGTGTACGACGGCCAGAACATCAAGGACACCGATCCGAAGGCCAAGTCGATTCAGGAGTACCGGGATGCAGCCGGGGTCATGGAAGGCATGGATGGCCTGTCCACCCGTTTCGCCTTCAAGATCCTGTCCAAGGTATTCAACTTTGACACCACCGAGGTGGCGGCCAACCCGGTGCACCTGCTCTATGTGCTGGAGAAGCAGATCGAGCAGGAGCAGTTCCAGTCGGAGATCCAGGAAAAGTACCTGCGCTTCATCAAGGAATACCTCGCGCCGCACTATGTCCAGTTCATCGGCAAGGAAATCCAGACCGCCTACCTGGAAAGCTACAGCGAATACGGCCAGAACCTGTTCGATCGTTACGTGACCTATGCCGACTTCTGGATCCAGGACCAGGAATACCGGGATCCGGAGACCGGCGAGATCCTCGACCGCGGGTCCATCAACGACGAGCTGGAGAAAATCGAGAAGCCGGCGGGTATCAGCAACCCGAAGGACTTCCGCAACGAGGTGGTCAACTTCGTGCTCCGGGCGCGGGCCAACAACCAGGGTCGCAACCCATCCTGGCTCAGCTACGAGAAGCTGCGCAGCGTGATCGAGAAGAAGATGTTCTCCAACACCGAGGATCTTCTGCCGGTCATCTCCTTCAACCCGAAAGCCAGTCAGGAAGACCAGAAGAAGCACAAGCAGTTCGTCGAACGTATGGTCGAGCGAGGCTACACCGAGAAGCAGGTACGGCTGTTGGCCGAATGGTACCTGCGTGTTCGCAAGTCTCACTGA
- a CDS encoding YeaH/YhbH family protein encodes MTHIVDRRLNGKNKSAVNRERFLRRYRHHIKKAVAEAVHKRSITDVERGEKVSIPTRDIDEPIFHHGQGGRREMVHPGNQEFVAGDMIPKPQGGGGQGGGQGQASPDGEGMDEFAFQITQEEFLDFLFDDLELPNLARKKLKDTEAFKYVRAGFTNQGIPAKLDVVRSLRGAHARRLGLGGARKKKIKDLEKQLEALKSAPEDLDPAFSHEDQIKVLEDEIARLKANVRRIPFIDEIDLRYRQHVKQPKPATSAVMFCLMDVSGSMTQMHKDIAKRFFILLYLFLKKNYKKIDVVFIRHHTSAKEVDEEEFFYSRETGGTIVSSAIKLMHKIIESRYSPAEWNIYAAQASDGDNWNDDSPVCGKLLADSILPLVQYYAYVEITPQDHQMLWYEYEKIMERFPQSFAMQQIADPGEIYPVFRQLFERKAA; translated from the coding sequence ATGACCCACATCGTCGACCGGCGGTTGAACGGTAAGAACAAGAGCGCGGTGAACCGGGAACGGTTCCTGCGCCGCTACCGCCACCACATCAAGAAAGCGGTGGCGGAGGCGGTGCACAAGCGCTCGATCACAGACGTTGAACGGGGAGAGAAAGTCAGTATCCCGACCCGGGATATTGACGAGCCCATCTTCCACCACGGCCAGGGTGGCCGGCGCGAGATGGTGCACCCCGGCAACCAGGAGTTTGTGGCCGGGGACATGATCCCCAAGCCCCAGGGCGGCGGCGGTCAGGGCGGCGGCCAGGGTCAGGCCAGTCCCGATGGCGAGGGCATGGACGAGTTCGCCTTCCAGATCACCCAGGAAGAGTTCCTGGACTTCCTGTTCGATGACCTGGAACTGCCCAACCTCGCCCGCAAGAAACTCAAGGATACCGAGGCCTTCAAATACGTGAGGGCCGGTTTCACCAACCAGGGCATTCCGGCCAAGCTGGATGTGGTGCGCTCACTCCGGGGCGCCCACGCCCGTCGCCTTGGCCTGGGTGGTGCCCGCAAGAAGAAGATCAAGGATCTGGAGAAGCAGCTGGAAGCGCTGAAATCCGCACCGGAGGATCTGGATCCGGCCTTCAGCCACGAGGACCAGATCAAGGTATTGGAAGACGAGATCGCGAGGCTCAAGGCCAACGTGCGCCGGATCCCGTTCATCGATGAGATCGACCTGCGCTACCGCCAGCACGTGAAGCAACCGAAACCGGCCACCAGTGCGGTGATGTTCTGCCTGATGGACGTTTCCGGCTCCATGACCCAGATGCACAAGGACATTGCCAAGCGTTTTTTCATCCTGCTCTACCTGTTCCTGAAGAAGAACTACAAGAAGATCGACGTCGTCTTCATCCGCCACCACACCAGCGCCAAGGAAGTGGACGAGGAGGAGTTCTTCTACAGCCGGGAGACCGGCGGCACCATTGTCTCCAGTGCGATCAAGCTGATGCACAAGATCATCGAGTCCCGCTATTCCCCGGCGGAATGGAACATCTATGCCGCCCAGGCATCGGATGGCGATAACTGGAACGACGACTCTCCGGTCTGCGGCAAGCTGCTGGCCGACAGCATCCTGCCGCTGGTGCAGTATTACGCATATGTGGAGATCACGCCCCAGGATCACCAGATGCTCTGGTACGAGTACGAGAAGATCATGGAGCGGTTCCCCCAGAGCTTTGCCATGCAGCAGATTGCTGACCCGGGCGAGATCTACCCGGTGTTCCGCCAGTTGTTCGAGAGGAAAGCCGCATGA
- a CDS encoding SpoVR family protein, whose amino-acid sequence MSSIVDRPNVPESDQPGARKPISTGSEWTFDLIQQYDDEIAKCAEEFGLDTYPNQIEVISAEQMMDAYSSVGMPVGYHHWSFGKQFLNTAKGYQRGQMGLAYEIVINSNPCIAYLMEENTLPMQALVIAHACYGHNSFFKGNYLFRTWTDASAIIDYLVFARNYVAECEERHGVDAVEEILDSCHALMNYGVDRYKRPPPISAAEEARRQKEREEYQQRRINDLWRTIPRPEDDDDPVKRQRRFPEEPQENLLYFIEKNAPLLETWQREIIRIVRKLGQYFYPQRQTQVMNEGWATFWHYTLLHRMYDKGLVNDGFMLEFLQSHSAVVYQPPFNSPWYSGINPYTLGFSIFTDLRRICENPTDEDREWFPDIAGSDWLETLHFAMRNFKDESFIQQFLSPKVMRDLKLFSIENDDQEDHYMVTAIHDDPGYRPLREKLARQYNLSYREPNIQVWNVDVRGDRSLTLRHIPVDRVPLGEDTEEVVRHVHRLWGFDVHLESVDEGTVVEEYHCPPPHLDDE is encoded by the coding sequence ATGAGTAGCATCGTCGACCGTCCGAACGTACCGGAAAGCGACCAGCCCGGAGCCAGGAAGCCGATTTCCACCGGGTCGGAGTGGACCTTCGACCTGATCCAGCAGTACGACGACGAAATCGCCAAATGCGCCGAGGAGTTTGGCCTGGATACCTACCCGAACCAGATCGAGGTAATCAGCGCCGAGCAGATGATGGATGCCTACAGCTCAGTGGGCATGCCGGTGGGTTACCATCACTGGTCCTTCGGCAAGCAGTTCCTGAACACCGCCAAGGGCTACCAGCGCGGGCAGATGGGGCTGGCCTACGAGATCGTGATCAACTCCAACCCGTGTATTGCCTACCTGATGGAGGAGAATACCCTTCCCATGCAGGCGCTGGTGATCGCCCACGCCTGTTATGGCCATAACTCCTTCTTCAAGGGCAACTACCTGTTCCGCACCTGGACCGACGCCAGCGCCATCATCGATTACCTGGTGTTCGCCCGCAACTACGTGGCCGAGTGCGAGGAACGCCATGGTGTGGATGCAGTGGAGGAGATCCTGGATTCCTGCCACGCCCTGATGAACTACGGCGTGGACCGTTACAAGCGGCCGCCGCCCATTTCGGCCGCCGAAGAAGCCCGCCGCCAGAAGGAACGGGAAGAGTACCAGCAGCGCCGGATCAATGATCTGTGGCGTACCATCCCGAGGCCGGAGGACGACGATGACCCGGTGAAACGCCAGCGCCGATTCCCGGAGGAACCCCAGGAGAACCTGCTGTACTTCATCGAGAAGAACGCGCCGCTGCTGGAGACCTGGCAGCGGGAGATCATCCGCATCGTGCGCAAGCTCGGGCAGTACTTCTACCCGCAGCGCCAGACCCAGGTGATGAACGAGGGCTGGGCCACGTTCTGGCACTACACCCTGCTGCATCGCATGTACGACAAGGGTCTGGTGAATGACGGTTTCATGCTGGAGTTCCTCCAGAGTCATTCGGCAGTGGTCTATCAGCCGCCGTTCAACAGCCCCTGGTATTCCGGCATCAACCCCTACACCCTTGGTTTCTCCATTTTCACCGACCTCCGGCGGATATGTGAGAACCCCACCGACGAGGACCGGGAATGGTTCCCGGACATTGCCGGATCGGACTGGCTGGAGACGCTGCACTTTGCCATGCGCAACTTCAAGGATGAGAGCTTTATCCAGCAGTTCCTGTCACCCAAGGTAATGCGGGACCTGAAGCTCTTTTCCATCGAGAATGACGACCAGGAAGATCATTACATGGTCACCGCCATTCACGATGACCCCGGTTACCGGCCATTGCGAGAAAAACTGGCCCGCCAGTACAACCTGAGTTACCGGGAGCCTAATATCCAGGTCTGGAACGTGGATGTGCGGGGCGATCGCTCCCTCACCCTCAGGCATATCCCGGTGGACCGGGTGCCTCTGGGTGAAGACACCGAGGAAGTGGTGCGCCACGTTCACCGGCTATGGGGCTTCGATGTGCACCTGGAAAGCGTGGATGAAGGTACGGTTGTGGAGGAATATCATTGTCCGCCACCCCATCTCGATGACGAGTAA